In one Rutidosis leptorrhynchoides isolate AG116_Rl617_1_P2 chromosome 8, CSIRO_AGI_Rlap_v1, whole genome shotgun sequence genomic region, the following are encoded:
- the LOC139864568 gene encoding uncharacterized protein, which translates to MAKKGDVEQASVAFMKKECDGILKKCNLPSKMGDPEPFLIPCNVNGSEMLTSLVDLGASINFMPYSIYKRLGLGDLSPTTTGVKLIYQSINSSMGITEDLIVKVGDMEFSFDFVIIDIKEDPVVPLVLGRPFLATAGSFFDIRTRKLTLRDKGKCMSIKTKCVKTPSMPLSTP; encoded by the coding sequence atGGCCAAAAAGGGAGATGTTGAGCAAGCATCCGTCGCTTTCATGAAAAAGGAGTGTGATGGAATTTTAAAGAAATGTAACCTACCATCAAAAATGGGTGATCCCGAACCTTTCCTTATCCCATGCAATGTAAACGGTTCGGAGATGCTCACATCTTTAGTTGATTTGGGAGCAAGTATCAACTTCATGCCCTACTCCATTTACAAAAGGCTAGGCCTAGGTGATCTTTCACCAACTACAACCGGGGTCAAATTAATTTATCAATCAATTAACTCTAGTATGGGGATCACCGAAGACTTAATTGTTAAGGTGGGGGACATGGAATTTTCCTTTGACTTTGTTATTATTGATATAAAGGAAGACCCGGTTGTACCCCTTGTTTTGGGAAGGCCATTTTTGGCAACCGCGGGCTCTTTCTTTGACATTAGGACCAGGAAATTGACTCTTCGGGATAAAGGTAAATGCATGAGCATAAAAACCAAATGTGTTAAAACACCATCAATGCCATTGAGCACACCGTAA